The following proteins are co-located in the Tachysurus vachellii isolate PV-2020 chromosome 17, HZAU_Pvac_v1, whole genome shotgun sequence genome:
- the LOC132860462 gene encoding sialidase-3-like, translating into MDNRTSRRDSYTLQADPPKSTLFSKEPSGIIYRIPALIYINEAQTFLAFAEKRTSADDTDATLLVMRRGAQQNGSIQWSPVQELDAACLPGHRTMNPCPVYEKESKTLFLFFICVLGKTTEHHQIRTGKNKARLCYSTSKDSGQNWSSTVDLTESVIGHEIRNWATFAVGPGHGIQMKNGRLIIPAYVYYIHRRLFPFNIPLSVKSHAFAFYSDDCGTTWYFGERVCTESCECEMAEIVEQNSRSKLYCNARSTKGQRVEALSDSSGAAFDKPHFALKLVEPCHGCQGSVVSFDAPEEQENGLTPNTKTWLLYSHPTARMQRKDLGVYLNKSPLSASGWSKPWIIHHGGCGYSDLTLCEKPKFFACLMECGKKSEEIAFVEFSLSDIMNNH; encoded by the exons aTGGATAACAGAACATCAAGAAGGGACTCCTATACACTCCAAGCAGACCCACCAAAAAGCACTTTGTTTAGTAAAGAGCCAAGTGGTATAATTTACAGAATCCCAGCTTTAATCTACATTAACGAAGCACAAACATTTCTTGCTTTTGCTGAGAAAAGAACATCAGCAGATGATACCGACGCCACTCTCCTGGTCATGAGGAGGGGTGCACAGCAGAATGGGTCTATTCAG tggtCACCTGTTCAGGAGCTTGACGCTGCTTGTTTGCCTGGACATCGCACTATGAACCCGTGTCCGGTCTATGAGAAAGAGTCTAAGactctctttctgttctttatctgtgtgttgGGTAAGACCACTGAACATCACCAGATTCGCACTGGTAAGAACAAGGCTCGGTTGTGTTACAGCACAAGCAAGGACAGTGGGCAGAATTGGAGCAGCACAGTAGACTTGACAGAAAGCGTAATTGGACATGAGATTAGAAATTGGGCCACGTTTGCTGTTGGACCTGGTCACGGCATTCAGATGAAGAATGGTAGACTCATCATTCCTGCTTATGTCTATTATATTCATCGACGACTCTTCCCCTTTAATATTCCATTAAGTGTAAAATCCCATGCTTTCGCTTTCTATAGCGATGATTGTGGGACCACATGGTATTTTGGAGAAAGAGTATGTACTGAGTCTTGTGAATGTGAGATGGCAGAGATTGTAGAACAGAATTCCAGAAGCAAGCTATACTGTAACGCACGCAGCACTAAAGGTCAACGAGTCGAGGCTTTGAGCGACAGCAGTGGAGCAGCATTTGATAAACCTCATTTTGCACTGAAGTTAGTAGAACCCTGTCATGGCTGCCAGGGTAGTGTGGTGAGTTTTGATGCACCTGAAGAACAAGAGAACGGTTTAACACCAAATACAAAGACTTGGCTCCTTTATTCCCATCCGACTGCCAGAATGCAGAGAAAGGATCTTGGGGTATATTTGAATAAGTCTCCTCTTAGTGCCTCTGGTTGGAGCAAACCATGGATCATCCATCACGGTGGATGCGGGTACTCAGATCTCACTCTGTGTGAGAAGCCCAAGTTCTTTGCTTGCTTAATGGAATGTGGGAAGAAGAGTGAAGAAATAGCCTTTGTGGAGTTTTCCCTCAGTGATATCATGAACAATCACTAG
- the wdr73 gene encoding WD repeat-containing protein 73 yields the protein MSCDEEEEWFMQSLTLYTDLHVFQLEHPTKTIEWTGEKSVCVAGYSSEKNEILELLLPLKLYAKRNQGLCPERDFKVQHGGFSDEPIECLRHIFGKRCVVTSGQCTSKLQVWDIGDDDNDVMKRTGVINCSHTSATGRKLASGFTEDASVLHGSTIHDVQHTDVASGKMLYAVETDSLDVVSGLQFVNTSTFSICATNGTLYMGDLRDQKVSCYALSENTTGSQWAFGLRTAEPQCDPASCTVARLSSSGQVIISDLRNPSTVVGQAQLNLQQNHLSNEFLTVTWAPALDNHLAVSGFDGTVQIFDTRSWSIESQTHQPIFVHRGHNFSCEENADTSLLTTHVWHPRRPRTLLSAASDGSIHVWDWVDNESLIK from the exons ATGTCatgtgatgaagaagaagaatggtTTATGCAGTCATTAACCCT ctACACAGACCTGCATGTATTTCAGCTCGAGCATCCAACAAAAACAATTGAGTGGACTGGCGAAAAAA GTGTATGTGTTGCAGGCTACTCGTCTGAGAAGAATGAAATTTTAGAGCTGCTGTTGCCTTTGAAATTATATGCAAAGAGGAACCAG GGTCTATGTCCGGAGCGGGACTTTAAAGTGCAGCATGGTGGATTCAGCGATGAGCCGATTGAGTGTCTCAGACATATCTTTGGTAAACG ATGTGTTGTGACCAGCGGACAATGTACTTCCAAACTCCAGGTTTGGGACATTGGAGATGATGATAATG ATGTGATGAAGAGGACAGGAGTTATAAATTGCAGTCACACATCAGCCACGGGCAGAAAACTTGCTTCTGGTTTCACCGAGGATGCTTCTGTTCTTCATGGCTCTACAATCCACGATGTTCAACACACTGATGTAGCCTCAGGGAAAATGCTTTATGCAGTAG AAACGGACTCCTTGGATGTAGTGAGCGGTCTACAGTTTGTGAATACAAGTACATTTAGTATTTGTGCAACTAATGGCACTTTGTACATGGGAGACTTAAGAGATCAAAAGGTCAGTTGTTATGCTCTCTCAGAGAATACGACTGGCTCACAGTGGGCTTTTGGATTGAGGACAGCTGAGCCACAGTGTGACCCTGCATCATGCACTGTAGCAAGACTTTCCTCCTCTGGTCAGGTAATCATATCTGATCTCCGAAACCCAAGCACTGTAGTCGGACAAGCCCAGCTTAATCTGCAGCAAAATCATCTCAGTAATGAGTTTTTGACAGTTACATGGGCTCCTGCTCTAGATAACCATCTCGCTGTATCAG GATTTGATGGAACAGTGCAAATCTTTGACACACGAAGCTGGAGCATTGAATCACAGACGCATCAGCCCATATTTGTGCACCGTGGTCACAACTTTTCATGTGAAGAAAATGCTGATACCTCTCTTCTGACTACTCATGTGTGGCATCCACGGCGACCAAGAACCTTGCTCTCTGCAGCTTCAGATGGATCTATACATGTTTGGGACTGGGTGGATAATGAGAgtttaataaaatga
- the LOC132860464 gene encoding sialidase-3-like, protein MENIKSGSDTETRQADPPKTTLFSEEPDGLHYRIPAIIYIDDSQTFLAFAEKRTSASDHDATLLYMRRGTRRNGSIQWSPVQELDTACLPGHRTMNPCPVYEKESKTLFLFFICVVGNITEHHQIHTGKNKARLCYSTSKDSGQNWSSTVDLTESVIGHEIRNWATFAVGPGHGIQMKNGRLIIPAYVYYKCKNDHGHQPHTMSQAFTFYSDDCGSTWHFGDRISTESCECIIAEIIDQEGKSHLYCNARSTKGQRVEALSKSSGVDFDPPHFQQNLVECGHGCQGSVLSITVPKEQKNLTSDTESWLLYSHPTDKKKRKDLGVYMNKSPLSASGWSKPWIIYHGPSGYSDLTPCEEPDRFACLMECGKKSELEEIAFVEFSLSDILNSQ, encoded by the exons ATGGAAAACATAAAATCAGGAAGTGATACAGAGACACGCCAAGCAGATCCACCAAAAACGACTTTGTTCAGTGAAGAGCCAGATGGCTTACATTACAGAATCCCAGCTATAATCTACATTGATGATTCACAAACCTTTCTTGCTTTTGCTGAGAAAAGAACATCAGCAAGTGATCATGATGCCACTCTCCTGTACATGAGGAGGGGAACACGGAGGAATGGATCCATTCAG tggTCACCTGTTCAGGAACTTGACACTGCTTGTTTGCCTGGACATCGCACTATGAACCCGTGTCCGGTCTATGAGAAAGAGTCTAAGactctctttctgttctttatctGTGTGGTGGGAaatatcactgaacatcacCAGATTCACACTGGTAAGAACAAGGCTCGGTTGTGTTACAGCACAAGCAAGGACAGTGGGCAGAATTGGAGCAGCACAGTAGACTTGACGGAAAGTGTAATTGGACATGAAATTAGAAATTGGGCCACGTTTGCTGTTGGACCTGGTCACGGCATTCAGATGAAGAATGGTAGACTCATCATTCCTGCTTATGTCTATTACAAGTGCAAGAATGATCACGGTCACCAACCACATACAATGTCCCAggcttttacattttatagtgATGATTGTGGGAGCACGTGGCACTTCGGAGATCGAATAAGCACAGAATCTTGTGAGTGTATAATAGCAGAGATCATTGACCAAGAGGGCAAGAGTCACTTGTACTGCAATGCAAGAAGCACTAAAGGTCAAAGAGTTGAGGCTTTGAGCAAGAGTAGTGGAGTGGATTTTGATCCACCTCATTTTCAACAGAACCTGGTAGAATGTGGTCATGGCTGCCAGGGTAGTGTGTTGAGTATCACTGTACCTAAGGAACAAAAGAACTTGACTTCAGATACTGAGAGCTGGCTCCTTTATTCTCATCCAactgacaaaaagaaaagaaaggatctTGGGGTTTATATGAATAAATCTCCTCTTAGTGCCTCTGGTTGGAGTAAACCATGGATCATTTATCATGGCCCCAGTGGATATTCAGATCTGACTCCATGTGAGGAGCCTGATCGCTTTGCTTGCCTCATGGAGTGTGGAAAGAAGAGTGAACTTGAAGAAATAGCCTTTGTGGAGTTTTCCCTCAGTGATATCCTGAACAGTCAGTAG